The following are from one region of the Gemmatimonadales bacterium genome:
- a CDS encoding DoxX family membrane protein has protein sequence MLFSWYFILYGYRHLTGFKGMAGYAKAVGNVPMPEVAVIVTGLMMLGGGLSLLLGFHPRVGTALLAAFLVPTAFIMHPFWKRTDPMQRAGEEAQFWKNIALAGAAIFIGANPHWPWPMSLG, from the coding sequence GTGCTGTTCAGCTGGTACTTCATCCTCTACGGTTACCGGCACCTCACCGGGTTCAAAGGGATGGCGGGCTACGCCAAGGCCGTTGGCAACGTGCCGATGCCGGAGGTCGCCGTCATCGTGACCGGACTCATGATGCTCGGCGGCGGCTTGAGTCTGCTCCTCGGCTTCCATCCGAGGGTCGGAACCGCGCTCCTCGCCGCGTTCCTCGTCCCGACCGCGTTCATCATGCACCCGTTCTGGAAGCGCACCGACCCGATGCAGCGTGCCGGCGAGGAAGCGCAGTTCTGGAAGAACATCGCCCTGGCCGGTGCCGCCATCTTCATCGGGGCGAACCCGCACTGGCCGTGGCCGATGTCACTCGGCTAG
- a CDS encoding PadR family transcriptional regulator, with the protein MTRDDWDFGNLFAAGFGPRFWAFCGPGGKGGPGRSRRRQQMFESGEVKYVILRLLKEKARHGYEVIKALEEKMGGWYSPSAGTVYPTLQLLEDQGYVRVVEEAGKKVYHITPEGEKFLDEHRDTIDEILDRVRDAVRGFAGGSMADLNQAFARLASLAYRHAWRAGNDDAYTKRIIEVLRRAAEEIEAAKPSAA; encoded by the coding sequence GTGACTCGGGACGATTGGGATTTCGGCAACCTCTTCGCGGCGGGGTTCGGGCCGCGGTTCTGGGCCTTCTGCGGCCCGGGGGGCAAGGGCGGACCGGGCCGTTCGCGTCGCCGCCAGCAGATGTTCGAGTCTGGCGAGGTAAAGTACGTGATCCTGCGCCTTCTCAAGGAGAAGGCGCGGCACGGGTACGAGGTGATCAAGGCGCTCGAGGAGAAGATGGGCGGCTGGTACTCGCCGTCCGCGGGCACCGTATACCCTACGCTCCAGCTGCTCGAAGACCAAGGCTACGTGCGGGTGGTCGAGGAAGCGGGGAAGAAGGTCTACCACATCACGCCGGAGGGCGAGAAGTTCCTCGATGAGCACCGCGACACCATTGACGAGATCCTCGATCGAGTCCGCGACGCGGTGCGCGGTTTCGCTGGAGGGTCGATGGCCGACCTGAACCAGGCGTTCGCCCGGCTGGCGTCGCTGGCGTATCGTCATGCTTGGCGCGCCGGGAACGATGACGCATACACGAAGCGCATCATAGAGGTTCTGAGGCGTGCCGCCGAGGAGATCGAGGCGGCCAAGCCTTCGGCCGCGTAG